The Vitis vinifera cultivar Pinot Noir 40024 chromosome 1, ASM3070453v1 DNA segment TGAGATCATTACAGAAGGAGGATATTAGGTTAACAGCAAACCAAAAATACATATAACATGGTAGTTCCTGTAACTTCATATTACAAGAGAACTGGGGCCACTGCCCAATTGCCTATGTTGCATACAACTACGATACATAGGTCCAAAGCTTATTTATGAGTTACCAACCGATACTGTAATACCTCACTCAAAACAGTCCCCTGCAGCCTGGAATATTAATCCATTCAATTTGGACCTCTACCTCCCCACATTCTACATTTCTCAGCCTGAGAAGCATGTCTTGCCGGATTTTTCCATTGTCCCAAACACAGCAGCTCTCATCAGCTAGGCAGTTCGTCCGGCTCGGCTGAACTCTGGAGATAACCGTCCCAGTGGGAAGGTTTTCCAGGCCCATTTTCAGGCACTCCACATATGGTTTGATGTCTATCTCTGCGTCCCCCATTTTGTCGTCTAAGGTGAATGTGTCGCTGTCATACACTACCTGCAAAGTAGAATTCTCCTCAATTCTATTGCTGTTTTTCTT contains these protein-coding regions:
- the LOC100252560 gene encoding protein C2-DOMAIN ABA-RELATED 7, translating into MENLLGLLRLRVRRGINLAVRDARSSDPYVAVTMGEQKLKTRVVKDNCNPEWNEELTLSIADTDVPINLVVYDSDTFTLDDKMGDAEIDIKPYVECLKMGLENLPTGTVISRVQPSRTNCLADESCCVWDNGKIRQDMLLRLRNVECGEVEVQIEWINIPGCRGLF